The Kosakonia sacchari SP1 genome includes a window with the following:
- the cydB gene encoding cytochrome d ubiquinol oxidase subunit II — MGIDLSLIWFVIIVFATLMYIVMDGFDLGIGILFPVTRDAHDRDVMVNSVAPVWDGNETWLVLGGAGLFGAFPLAYAVIVDALTIPLTLMLIGLIFRGVAFEFRFKATPAHRPFWDKAFISGSLLATFTQGVVVGAVLNGFQVTGRTFSGGALDWLTPFNLFCGVGLVIAYALLGASWLVMKSEAPLQGKMRKAARKLLLAMLVVIAVISLWTPLTHSAIADRWFSLPNLYFFSPVPLLVVVLSAWLWRSLGNPDSHTLPFVQTLGLIFLGFSGLGISIWPHIIPPDITLWQAAAPPQSQGFMLVGALLIIPIILVYTLWSYYVFRGKVQHGEGYH, encoded by the coding sequence ATGGGCATCGATCTTTCATTAATCTGGTTTGTCATTATCGTCTTCGCCACGCTGATGTATATCGTGATGGACGGTTTTGACCTTGGTATCGGCATTCTGTTTCCCGTCACGCGTGACGCGCACGATCGCGACGTGATGGTCAACAGTGTCGCGCCGGTCTGGGATGGCAACGAGACCTGGCTGGTGCTGGGCGGCGCGGGGTTATTCGGCGCGTTTCCGCTAGCGTATGCAGTGATTGTCGATGCGCTGACTATTCCGCTGACCTTAATGCTGATCGGGCTTATCTTTCGCGGCGTGGCCTTTGAGTTTCGCTTTAAAGCCACTCCGGCGCACCGGCCATTCTGGGATAAAGCGTTTATCTCCGGCTCGCTGCTTGCCACCTTTACCCAGGGGGTGGTGGTGGGCGCGGTGCTTAACGGTTTTCAGGTGACAGGCCGCACATTTAGCGGCGGTGCGCTCGACTGGCTGACGCCGTTTAATCTGTTTTGCGGTGTTGGGCTGGTCATCGCTTATGCCTTGCTCGGCGCGAGCTGGCTGGTGATGAAAAGCGAAGCGCCACTGCAGGGGAAAATGCGCAAAGCCGCGAGAAAACTGTTGCTGGCGATGTTAGTGGTGATTGCCGTGATTAGCCTGTGGACACCGCTGACGCATTCCGCGATTGCCGATCGCTGGTTCAGCTTGCCGAATCTCTACTTCTTCTCGCCAGTGCCACTGTTAGTTGTGGTACTGAGTGCCTGGCTGTGGCGCAGTCTCGGCAACCCGGACTCCCACACGTTGCCGTTTGTGCAGACACTGGGGCTGATTTTTCTCGGGTTTAGCGGCCTTGGCATCAGTATCTGGCCGCATATTATTCCGCCGGATATCACGTTGTGGCAGGCCGCGGCACCTCCGCAAAGCCAGGGCTTTATGCTGGTCGGCGCCCTGCTGATTATCCCAATTATTCTGG